In Saccharolobus solfataricus, a genomic segment contains:
- a CDS encoding RNA-guided endonuclease InsQ/TnpB family protein has protein sequence MAPSSGQLLGDEEREPTPTPAMPEEGVYEVKYSNRRTNVVRLLPNGFQERKLRRLANLSAKLFNEVNFERRQQFFHEGKVDFKGTWNKYYEKYKAILGVNAQAVLQKNNEAWSSFFSLLKLKKERKLPPHMNHVSPPRYWKDREAGKRKLILVVRQDRYKVDAGNHKLILKDFDMEIDFVGRLKWYGKQGRLEIIFDETKNAWYAHIPIEVGVEETGKKSKHVVKGERKSIQISKPKGNKVTSIDLGINVIASVVVNDGTWLLYKGVRTKEDYFYFQRRISEVQSLADRTRNIGEYDAYLELLREKRRFFKKLTRRLLHLYRNLASHLIETLYELGVSTIYLGYPFNIVQEKGNKFTVNMWSYRKLMESIELKAQEYGMKVFEVVEYNTSKYCAYHDVEVKRNPRGVVNRPLGHKLHSDLNGALNILKKALGVIAEAVKKPLSFIVDHNRVAPIKGCNP, from the coding sequence ATGGCACCCTCCTCTGGTCAACTCTTAGGGGATGAGGAGCGGGAGCCGACTCCTACTCCCGCAATGCCAGAGGAGGGTGTCTACGAAGTTAAATACTCAAATCGAAGAACCAATGTAGTTCGTCTTCTTCCAAATGGTTTTCAAGAAAGAAAGCTGAGGAGGTTAGCTAATCTCTCTGCAAAACTCTTCAACGAAGTGAACTTCGAAAGGAGGCAACAATTCTTTCACGAAGGGAAAGTAGACTTTAAGGGAACGTGGAACAAATACTACGAGAAGTACAAGGCCATACTGGGTGTTAATGCTCAAGCTGTCCTTCAGAAGAATAATGAAGCGTGGTCATCCTTCTTCTCCTTGTTAAAACTGAAGAAGGAAAGAAAACTACCACCACACATGAACCACGTTTCTCCGCCTAGATACTGGAAGGACAGAGAAGCAGGGAAAAGAAAGCTAATACTAGTTGTTAGACAAGATCGTTACAAGGTAGATGCTGGAAATCACAAATTAATCCTCAAGGATTTCGACATGGAAATAGACTTTGTCGGTAGACTAAAATGGTATGGTAAACAAGGTAGACTAGAAATAATTTTTGACGAGACCAAGAACGCTTGGTATGCTCACATACCAATTGAAGTAGGTGTTGAGGAAACTGGAAAGAAGAGTAAGCACGTCGTCAAGGGTGAGAGAAAGTCCATCCAGATTTCCAAACCAAAGGGAAACAAAGTAACTTCAATCGATCTAGGCATCAACGTAATAGCTAGTGTAGTAGTTAACGACGGAACTTGGTTGCTCTACAAGGGTGTTAGAACAAAGGAGGACTACTTTTACTTCCAAAGAAGGATTTCAGAAGTGCAATCGTTAGCTGACAGAACCAGAAACATTGGTGAATATGATGCGTACCTAGAATTGTTGAGGGAAAAGAGGAGGTTTTTTAAGAAACTAACTAGGAGGCTCCTTCACCTCTACCGTAATCTAGCCTCCCACCTTATTGAAACACTCTACGAACTAGGAGTTTCAACAATCTACTTAGGTTATCCATTCAACATTGTGCAGGAGAAGGGTAATAAGTTTACAGTGAACATGTGGTCTTATCGTAAGCTAATGGAATCCATAGAATTGAAAGCACAAGAATATGGTATGAAGGTGTTTGAGGTTGTTGAGTACAATACGTCCAAGTATTGCGCTTATCATGATGTGGAAGTAAAGAGGAACCCAAGAGGTGTTGTCAACCGTCCTTTAGGTCATAAACTTCACAGCGATTTGAATGGTGCGTTAAACATTCTAAAGAAGGCATTAGGAGTAATCGCCGAAGCCGTGAAAAAACCATTATCCTTCATTGTGGATCATAACCGAGTAGCACCCATAAAGGGGTGTAACCCTTAA
- a CDS encoding AbrB/MazE/SpoVT family DNA-binding domain-containing protein, protein MGKEFILTIDDKGRITIPKEVRELIKSKKLKLRVEDSKIILEPIVVDVDKYYGIFRKDLEDVDIDNLLKEAITEVF, encoded by the coding sequence ATGGGTAAGGAGTTTATACTAACAATTGATGACAAAGGCAGAATTACTATACCTAAAGAAGTGAGGGAATTAATTAAAAGTAAGAAATTAAAATTGAGGGTGGAAGATTCTAAAATAATATTAGAGCCTATAGTAGTAGATGTTGACAAGTATTATGGCATATTCAGGAAAGATTTAGAAGACGTAGATATAGACAATTTACTAAAAGAAGCGATAACTGAGGTATTCTGA
- a CDS encoding PaREP1 family protein: protein MESKIPAIEKHRDAYVKIRIIESLDELALGLKLLKEGFSRNSANKVFQSWKAIISALTVINLEKMPRNEKEKEWYYKSGFLAPTTGLKGISQRLEELGYKVNSLTSVALELHRYAYNGLYKGASDYYEREEAINDIIYLSKEIMKVIKEFFKEYWDEEIEEHYNLAEKELMK, encoded by the coding sequence ATGGAGTCAAAAATACCCGCCATAGAGAAACACAGAGATGCTTACGTAAAGATAAGGATAATAGAAAGCCTAGATGAACTAGCTTTAGGATTAAAATTACTAAAGGAAGGGTTTAGCAGGAACTCCGCTAATAAAGTATTTCAGTCTTGGAAGGCAATAATAAGTGCATTAACAGTCATAAACCTTGAGAAAATGCCTAGAAACGAAAAAGAGAAGGAGTGGTATTATAAGTCTGGATTCCTTGCCCCTACCACTGGATTAAAAGGAATTTCACAGAGGCTTGAAGAACTTGGATATAAGGTAAATTCCCTAACTTCGGTTGCGTTAGAATTACATAGGTATGCTTATAATGGGCTTTATAAAGGGGCGAGCGACTATTACGAAAGGGAAGAAGCTATTAATGACATCATTTACTTGTCTAAGGAAATTATGAAGGTTATAAAAGAATTCTTTAAGGAATATTGGGATGAGGAAATTGAAGAACATTACAATCTTGCTGAGAAGGAACTGATGAAATAG
- a CDS encoding SRPBCC family protein → MEKAYDFEVEAPPEVVRDYLMNPENLMKYIPHFKDLKRVDDGWELYVSWLFTIKLKVKRVFTNTDIIYLVEKSEGLIKIKSSLRFTIFPSKGGITIVRLVFFYDGPFESIVKGQADAFYRKGKEVFKTEMTKEKRIQEEQNGVKGEVSIYEMKTIFSGKINKDELEKYLEIAMVKSVNSTVVVILSDERNIIEIKFKGGELVAQKGDLDSLSSPITILIKQ, encoded by the coding sequence ATGGAAAAAGCTTATGACTTTGAGGTAGAAGCTCCTCCAGAGGTGGTTAGAGATTATCTCATGAATCCTGAAAACTTAATGAAATATATTCCTCATTTTAAGGATTTAAAACGAGTTGACGATGGCTGGGAGTTATATGTAAGCTGGTTATTTACAATAAAATTAAAAGTTAAGAGAGTTTTCACTAATACAGATATCATCTATTTAGTGGAAAAAAGTGAAGGTTTAATAAAGATAAAATCCAGTTTAAGGTTTACAATTTTTCCTTCGAAAGGAGGAATTACTATAGTAAGGTTAGTATTCTTTTATGATGGACCATTTGAAAGTATAGTCAAGGGGCAAGCTGATGCGTTCTATAGAAAAGGAAAGGAAGTGTTTAAAACTGAAATGACAAAGGAAAAAAGGATTCAAGAGGAACAGAATGGCGTAAAGGGAGAAGTATCAATTTACGAAATGAAAACGATATTTTCGGGTAAAATAAATAAGGATGAGTTAGAAAAGTATCTGGAAATAGCGATGGTTAAGAGCGTTAATTCAACAGTTGTTGTAATTTTATCTGATGAGAGAAATATTATAGAGATAAAATTTAAGGGAGGAGAGCTAGTGGCGCAGAAAGGGGATTTAGACAGTCTTTCGTCTCCAATAACAATATTAATAAAGCAATAA
- a CDS encoding glycosyltransferase has product MFSIQIPALHGKYLREVLESIREQTFQDYEVVVVNSGGGVISDIVHEYGFKEVRKDVKLLEARYLANKESRGDYAFLLDETRPLRKDALEILSKNLHDMVIIGERELGDSFWSRAAQLDKENIMECNSPEAVRGFALPRLFKRELLTASLEKLRENLREKFSQVVFPDHELIYYEASGFSNDIFVIKDELVYHYGDFTLKEIVRKYYRYGKSLKVLKDTPYSFMTSVSRKRREICVGGIKGRLTLYILYLARGIPFLFGKFSL; this is encoded by the coding sequence GTGTTTTCAATTCAAATCCCAGCACTTCACGGTAAGTACTTAAGAGAGGTCTTGGAATCAATAAGGGAGCAAACTTTTCAAGATTATGAAGTAGTAGTGGTTAACTCTGGAGGAGGAGTAATCAGTGATATAGTTCACGAGTACGGTTTCAAAGAAGTGAGAAAAGACGTTAAACTTTTGGAAGCTCGTTATTTAGCTAACAAGGAGAGCCGGGGTGATTACGCTTTTTTGCTTGACGAGACGAGACCCTTAAGGAAAGATGCTCTTGAGATACTCTCTAAGAACCTTCACGACATGGTTATAATAGGCGAGAGGGAGTTAGGTGACTCGTTCTGGAGTAGGGCTGCCCAGTTGGACAAGGAGAACATAATGGAATGTAACTCACCGGAAGCGGTTAGGGGCTTTGCCTTGCCTAGGCTATTCAAGAGGGAGTTACTGACTGCTTCGTTAGAGAAGCTAAGGGAAAATTTGAGAGAAAAGTTCAGCCAAGTGGTTTTCCCGGATCACGAGCTAATTTATTACGAGGCATCCGGATTCTCTAACGACATTTTTGTAATAAAAGACGAGTTAGTTTACCACTACGGCGATTTTACCCTGAAGGAGATCGTGAGGAAGTATTACCGTTACGGGAAGAGCTTGAAAGTGCTTAAAGACACTCCTTACTCCTTTATGACGTCTGTGAGCAGGAAGAGGAGGGAAATATGCGTTGGTGGTATTAAAGGACGACTTACCCTTTATATACTTTACTTAGCCAGAGGTATTCCTTTTCTGTTCGGTAAGTTTAGTTTATAA
- a CDS encoding UDP-glucuronic acid decarboxylase family protein produces MKILISGGAGFLGSHLTEALLEKGEEITIVDDLSTAKYFNIRKDVEFIKKKVEEFETEKKYDVVIHLAARPSPEDYIEHPVDTALSNSLGTYKMLEIARKSNARFIYTSSSEVYGSASIIPTPETYWGYVNPIGIRSCYDESKRFSEALIMAYHRQYKLDTRIQRPFNVYGPGLREDGTYGRVVSRFIYQALKGEDVTVFGDGNQTRAFLYISDWVDATIKLIYKDGLEGEVFNIGSDKEIKIIELANMIIKLTGSKSRIKYLPPRPDDPPRRAADITKAKEKLGWYPKISLEEGLKLTINWFKGVLK; encoded by the coding sequence ATGAAAATACTTATAAGTGGAGGAGCGGGATTCTTAGGTTCTCATCTAACAGAGGCATTGTTAGAAAAAGGAGAGGAAATAACAATAGTTGATGATCTATCAACCGCAAAATACTTTAATATACGAAAAGATGTAGAATTTATTAAGAAAAAAGTTGAGGAATTTGAGACAGAAAAAAAGTACGACGTCGTCATCCATTTGGCAGCTAGACCTTCACCGGAGGACTACATAGAACATCCAGTAGATACAGCTCTTTCTAATTCACTAGGTACTTACAAAATGCTCGAAATAGCCAGAAAAAGTAATGCAAGATTTATATACACATCTTCATCTGAAGTATATGGTTCTGCCTCAATAATTCCGACCCCTGAAACGTATTGGGGTTACGTAAATCCTATAGGAATAAGGAGCTGTTATGACGAAAGCAAGAGATTCTCAGAAGCTTTGATAATGGCTTACCACAGACAATATAAGTTAGATACAAGAATCCAGAGGCCTTTTAATGTATATGGCCCTGGTCTAAGAGAAGATGGAACTTATGGTAGAGTGGTTTCAAGATTTATTTATCAAGCACTAAAAGGAGAGGACGTAACAGTGTTCGGAGATGGGAATCAAACTAGAGCTTTTCTATATATATCTGACTGGGTTGATGCTACAATAAAATTAATATACAAAGATGGACTAGAAGGTGAAGTATTTAATATAGGTTCAGACAAAGAAATAAAGATTATTGAGTTGGCTAATATGATAATTAAGCTTACCGGTAGCAAATCTAGAATTAAATATCTTCCCCCTAGACCAGATGACCCACCTAGGAGAGCAGCTGACATAACTAAGGCTAAGGAAAAATTGGGCTGGTATCCTAAAATTTCCTTAGAAGAGGGATTAAAACTTACCATAAATTGGTTTAAGGGTGTATTAAAATGA
- a CDS encoding UDP-glucose dehydrogenase family protein: MRIGVVGLGVVGLVTGAVLADQGHEVVGVDIDQNKVKGLQCNRSPIYEPGLDELLLKNKNRFLFTTDYSALKDVDIVFITVATPTVEGKNYIGYVLDAAKTMKPYLKRDAIVVVKSTVVPGTSRKVKQIVEREVVANPEFLKEGSAVIDTIKPDRIVIGSDSKAAGDVIENLWSFTKTVVLRTSIEEAEMIKYAANSFLATKISFINEIANLCEVIPNCDVNTIAKAIGLDKRIAPYFLNAGLGYGGSCFPKDTLAFASFARELGEELKIVEAAIKVNEERPRRAVKIMEELLGELKGKTICILGIAFKPNTDDTRESVALKIAKLLVDIGANVIAYDPKAKTSLVEMVSSKEECVKRSDGVIIATEWDEFRGIEHMLKDKAVLDGRRVLDPNKMSRSKYRAIGLSKVR; this comes from the coding sequence ATGAGAATAGGTGTTGTAGGATTAGGTGTTGTAGGATTAGTAACGGGGGCAGTATTAGCAGATCAAGGACATGAAGTAGTTGGAGTAGACATTGATCAAAATAAGGTTAAAGGTTTACAGTGCAACCGTTCTCCCATTTATGAACCAGGTTTAGATGAACTTCTCTTAAAAAATAAGAATAGATTTCTCTTCACCACAGATTACTCCGCGTTAAAAGACGTGGATATTGTCTTTATTACAGTCGCTACACCTACCGTAGAAGGGAAGAACTATATAGGCTATGTTTTAGACGCTGCTAAGACTATGAAACCTTACCTTAAGAGGGATGCGATCGTTGTTGTGAAAAGCACAGTAGTTCCAGGTACAAGTAGAAAAGTAAAACAGATAGTAGAGAGGGAAGTAGTAGCTAACCCAGAATTTCTAAAAGAGGGTAGTGCTGTAATAGACACCATTAAACCTGATAGGATAGTTATTGGAAGTGATAGTAAAGCGGCTGGAGATGTAATTGAAAACTTATGGTCATTTACAAAGACTGTGGTTTTAAGGACTTCAATTGAAGAAGCTGAAATGATCAAATACGCTGCAAACTCTTTTTTAGCGACAAAAATTTCATTTATTAATGAAATAGCGAATTTGTGTGAGGTAATACCTAACTGTGATGTCAATACCATAGCTAAAGCTATAGGATTAGATAAAAGGATAGCTCCCTATTTCTTAAACGCTGGCTTAGGTTACGGAGGTTCATGTTTCCCTAAAGATACTCTAGCTTTTGCATCCTTTGCTAGAGAATTAGGCGAGGAATTAAAAATAGTAGAAGCCGCGATAAAAGTTAATGAGGAAAGACCTAGAAGAGCTGTAAAGATAATGGAAGAGTTATTAGGCGAACTAAAGGGTAAAACAATTTGTATTTTAGGTATTGCATTTAAGCCTAACACGGATGATACTAGAGAAAGTGTAGCGTTAAAAATTGCTAAACTTTTAGTCGATATTGGGGCTAACGTCATAGCATATGATCCTAAGGCTAAAACATCGTTAGTGGAAATGGTAAGCAGTAAGGAGGAGTGCGTGAAGAGATCAGATGGTGTAATAATAGCAACAGAATGGGATGAATTCAGAGGCATAGAGCATATGCTTAAAGATAAGGCTGTCTTAGATGGTAGAAGAGTTCTTGACCCTAATAAGATGTCAAGAAGTAAATATAGGGCAATAGGATTATCTAAGGTGAGGTAA
- a CDS encoding UTP--glucose-1-phosphate uridylyltransferase, translated as MHAVITAAGLGTRLLPASKEIPKEMFPIPFNGQFKPIIQIIFEQLYDIGIRDFVIVVGRGKRVIEDHFTPDYDFINYLEAKGKVIQANYLRQFYQKVENSRIAFVNQPEPKGFGDAVLRAEPFIQGEFLVVAADTILPMIPISSMVVNSFLVTTVQDPRPYGVVLVDKQGYVIDIEEKPKQPKSNLVVVPYYMFDEEIFDELRQIKYEEELQLTDGIKGLIKRGRRFKAIMVDKVYDLGTVENYIESLRRLLNND; from the coding sequence ATTCACGCAGTAATTACCGCAGCTGGTTTGGGCACTAGATTACTTCCAGCATCTAAAGAAATTCCTAAGGAAATGTTTCCTATCCCTTTTAATGGGCAATTTAAACCTATAATTCAGATTATTTTCGAACAGTTATATGACATCGGAATAAGGGACTTCGTTATTGTAGTCGGAAGAGGGAAGAGAGTTATTGAGGATCACTTCACACCAGACTATGACTTTATTAATTACCTCGAAGCTAAGGGCAAGGTTATCCAAGCAAATTATTTAAGGCAATTTTACCAGAAAGTTGAGAATAGTAGAATAGCTTTTGTTAATCAACCAGAACCTAAAGGTTTCGGCGATGCGGTGCTAAGGGCAGAACCTTTTATTCAAGGAGAATTTCTAGTAGTGGCCGCGGACACAATTCTACCCATGATACCTATATCATCAATGGTTGTTAACTCATTTTTAGTTACTACTGTCCAAGACCCAAGACCTTACGGTGTCGTTTTAGTAGATAAGCAGGGGTATGTGATAGATATAGAGGAGAAGCCGAAGCAGCCTAAGTCTAACTTGGTCGTAGTTCCTTATTACATGTTTGATGAAGAGATATTCGATGAATTAAGACAAATAAAATACGAAGAGGAATTGCAATTGACAGATGGTATTAAAGGTCTTATAAAAAGGGGTAGAAGATTCAAGGCTATAATGGTTGATAAAGTTTACGACTTAGGCACTGTCGAGAATTATATAGAATCCTTAAGAAGATTACTAAACAACGATTAG